Proteins from a single region of Hordeum vulgare subsp. vulgare chromosome 6H, MorexV3_pseudomolecules_assembly, whole genome shotgun sequence:
- the LOC123402190 gene encoding ribonuclease 1-like, which produces MMRPCCLSLALLVALSAVGCAAAQAADYDFFYLVLQWPGSYCDTKKSCCYPRTGKPAADFGIHGLWPNRDDGSYPQNCNPANAFDPSKVSDLLSSLRAEWPTLACPASDGLQFWAHEWEKHGTCAQNLFNEHGYFQTALHLRDQLRVLDALASAGVAPDGGYYTLSAVKGAIQQGTGFEPFVECNRDESGNSQLYQLYFCVDARASGFVECPVQPGGRPCGDRIEFPAF; this is translated from the exons ATGATGAGACCCTGCTGCCTCTCCCTGGCCCTCCTGGTCGCCCTGAGCGCCGTCGGGTGCGCGGCGGCGCAGGCGGCCGACTACGACTTCTTCTACCTCGTGCTGCAG tgGCCGGGGTCGTACTGCGACACGAAGAAGAGCTGCTGCTACCCGCGGACGGGGAAGCCGGCGGCGGACTTCGGGATCCACGGGCTCTGGCCCAACCGCGACGACGGCTCCTACCCGCAGAACTGCAACCCCGCCAACGCCTTCGATCCCTCCAAG GTGAGCGACCTGCTGAGCAGCCTGCGCGCGGAGTGGCCGACGCTGGCGTGCCCGGCGAGCGACGGGCTCCAGTTCTGGGCGCACGAGTGGGAGAAGCACGGCACCTGCGCGCAGAACCTCTTCAACGAGCACGGCTACTTCCAGACGGCGCTGCACCTCCGCGACCAGCTCCGCGTCCTCGACGCGCTCGCCTCCGCCGGCGTCGCCCCCGACGGCGGCTACTACACGCTGAGCGCCGTCAAGGGCGCCATCCAGCAGGGGACGGGGTTCGAGCCGTTCGTGGAGTGCAACCGCGACGAGTCCGGCAACAGCCAGCTCTACCAGCTCTACTTCTGCGTCGACGCCCGCGCCTCCGGCTTCGTCGAGTGCCCCGTCCAGCCCGGCGGCAGGCCTTGCGGCGACCGGATCGAGTTCCCGGCCTTCTGA